A region from the Catellatospora sp. TT07R-123 genome encodes:
- a CDS encoding homoserine dehydrogenase, with amino-acid sequence MADSLKVALLGCGAVGSEVVRLLHEQAADLTARIGAPIELVGIAVRRGGRDRAGLPVDPSLFTTDALGLVKRDDVDVVIEVVGGIEPARTWLVEALRAGKSVITGNKALLAEDGGSLHDAAAEGGADLYYEAAVAGAIPLLRPLRESLHGDRIMQVTGIVNGTTNFILSAMDSTGAGFNEALEEATALGYAEADPTADVEGFDAAAKAAILASLAFHTRVRAADVYREGITEVSAADVASAKAMGCVIKLLCIATRTVDGGVSVRVHPAMIPRTHPLAGVNESFNAVFVEADAAGQLMFYGRGAGGAPTASAVLGDLVAVGRNRLAGVRAASESAYADLPVRPMGEVRTRYHVSLDVEDRAGVLAAVAGVFAKHGVSIATVNQSGRGDEAILVIVTHSAPDAALSATVSELRTLDFVRAVASLLRVEF; translated from the coding sequence GTGGCTGACTCGCTCAAGGTGGCGCTGCTGGGGTGTGGCGCGGTCGGCTCGGAGGTCGTGAGGCTGCTGCACGAGCAGGCCGCCGACCTGACGGCGCGCATCGGCGCGCCGATCGAGCTGGTCGGCATCGCCGTGCGCCGGGGCGGGCGCGACCGGGCCGGGCTGCCGGTCGACCCGAGCCTGTTCACCACGGACGCGCTGGGCCTGGTCAAGCGCGACGACGTCGACGTGGTGATCGAGGTCGTCGGCGGCATCGAGCCCGCGCGCACCTGGCTGGTCGAGGCGCTGCGCGCCGGCAAGAGCGTCATCACCGGCAACAAGGCCCTGCTGGCCGAGGACGGCGGCAGCCTGCACGACGCCGCCGCCGAGGGCGGCGCCGACCTGTACTACGAGGCTGCCGTCGCCGGGGCCATCCCGCTGCTGCGCCCGCTGCGCGAGTCGCTGCACGGCGACCGCATCATGCAGGTCACCGGCATCGTCAACGGCACCACCAACTTCATCCTGTCCGCGATGGACAGCACCGGCGCCGGGTTCAACGAGGCCCTCGAAGAGGCCACCGCCCTCGGGTATGCCGAGGCCGACCCGACCGCCGACGTCGAGGGCTTCGACGCCGCCGCCAAGGCGGCGATCCTGGCCAGCCTCGCGTTCCACACCCGGGTGCGCGCCGCCGACGTCTACCGCGAGGGCATCACCGAGGTCAGCGCGGCCGACGTGGCCAGCGCCAAGGCCATGGGCTGCGTGATCAAGCTGCTGTGCATCGCCACCCGCACCGTCGACGGCGGCGTCAGCGTGCGCGTGCACCCGGCGATGATCCCGCGGACCCACCCGCTGGCCGGGGTCAACGAGTCGTTCAACGCGGTCTTCGTCGAGGCCGACGCGGCCGGGCAGCTGATGTTCTACGGCCGCGGCGCCGGTGGCGCCCCGACCGCCAGCGCGGTGCTGGGCGACCTGGTCGCGGTGGGCCGCAACCGCCTCGCGGGCGTACGCGCCGCGAGCGAGTCCGCCTACGCCGACCTGCCGGTGCGCCCGATGGGCGAGGTGCGCACCCGCTACCACGTGTCGCTGGACGTCGAGGACCGCGCGGGTGTGCTCGCCGCCGTCGCCGGGGTCTTCGCCAAGCACGGCGTCTCCATCGCCACGGTCAACCAGTCCGGCCGGGGCGACGAGGCCATCCTGGTCATCGTCACCCACTCGGCCCCCGACGCCGCCCTCTCGGCCACCGTCTCCGAACTGCGCACCCTCGACTTCGTCCGCGCCGTAGCCAGCCTCCTCCGCGTCGAGTTCTAA
- the lysA gene encoding diaminopimelate decarboxylase — protein sequence MRAHEAGALHGEIGHTGPTWLRTPVDVNALLEPLWPRTARKDDAGVLHVGGRSVAELAAEFGTPAYLLDEEDFRARCRAFRDAFAGAEVYYAGKAFLCRAVVRILVEEGLSLDVCSGGELATALSAGMDPARIGLHGNNKSVGELTRALRAGVGRIVVDSFDEIDRLSALAREFGVRPAVMIRVTVGVEAHTHEFIATAHEDQKFGFSLAGGRAFEAARRILADDVLELRGLHSHIGSQIFDTSGFEVSARRVLSLQQRILEELGAELPELDLGGGFGIAYTSQDDPQPAADLAQRMFKIVEGECRGLGIAQPHLSIEPGRAIVGPSTFTLYEVGTVKPLDGLRTYVSVDGGMSDNIRAALYDASYSATLASRSSQAEPILARVVGKHCEAGDVVVKDEFLPADVKPGDLIAVPGTGAYCRSMASNYNHVPRPPVVAVRDGQARVIVRRETEDDLLALDVG from the coding sequence ATGAGAGCTCACGAGGCCGGTGCCCTGCACGGAGAGATCGGGCACACCGGCCCGACCTGGCTGCGCACCCCCGTCGACGTCAACGCGCTGCTGGAGCCGCTGTGGCCGCGTACGGCGCGCAAGGACGACGCGGGCGTGCTGCACGTCGGCGGGCGCAGCGTGGCCGAGCTGGCGGCCGAGTTCGGCACCCCGGCGTACCTCCTCGACGAGGAGGACTTCCGGGCCCGGTGCCGCGCCTTCCGCGACGCGTTCGCCGGGGCCGAGGTGTACTACGCGGGCAAGGCGTTCCTGTGCCGGGCGGTCGTGCGCATCCTGGTCGAGGAGGGGCTCAGCCTCGACGTGTGCAGCGGCGGCGAGCTGGCCACCGCGCTGTCGGCGGGCATGGACCCGGCGCGGATCGGGCTGCACGGCAACAACAAGTCGGTCGGCGAGCTGACCCGGGCGCTGCGCGCCGGGGTGGGCCGGATCGTGGTCGACTCGTTCGACGAGATCGACCGGCTGAGCGCGCTGGCGCGCGAGTTCGGCGTACGCCCCGCGGTGATGATCCGGGTGACGGTCGGCGTCGAGGCGCACACGCACGAGTTCATCGCGACCGCGCACGAGGACCAGAAGTTCGGCTTCTCGCTGGCCGGCGGCCGGGCGTTCGAGGCGGCCCGGCGCATCCTGGCCGACGACGTGCTGGAGCTGCGCGGGCTGCACTCGCACATCGGCTCGCAGATCTTCGACACCTCCGGGTTCGAGGTCAGCGCGCGCCGGGTGCTGTCGCTCCAGCAGCGCATCCTGGAGGAGCTGGGCGCCGAGCTGCCCGAGCTGGACCTCGGCGGCGGCTTCGGCATCGCGTACACCAGCCAGGACGACCCGCAGCCGGCGGCCGACCTGGCCCAGCGCATGTTCAAGATCGTCGAGGGCGAGTGCCGGGGCCTGGGCATCGCCCAGCCGCACCTGTCCATCGAGCCGGGCCGCGCCATCGTCGGCCCGTCCACCTTCACCCTGTACGAGGTGGGCACGGTCAAGCCGCTCGACGGGCTGCGCACCTACGTGAGCGTGGACGGCGGCATGAGCGACAACATCCGCGCCGCGCTGTACGACGCGTCGTACAGCGCGACGCTCGCGTCACGCTCGTCACAGGCGGAGCCGATTCTCGCCCGCGTGGTGGGAAAACATTGTGAAGCCGGGGACGTGGTGGTGAAGGATGAATTCCTGCCCGCCGACGTGAAGCCCGGAGATCTTATTGCGGTGCCGGGGACCGGTGCCTACTGCCGGAGCATGGCGAGCAACTACAACCACGTCCCGCGGCCGCCGGTGGTGGCCGTACGGGACGGGCAGGCACGGGTGATCGTGCGCCGGGAGACCGAGGACGATCTCCTGGCGTTGGACGTGGGCTAG
- the argS gene encoding arginine--tRNA ligase: MTPANLADAVLSAARAVFTARGLDLSALPAAATVERPRNPEHGDYATNLALRVAKKVGANPRDLAAALAEELSKVTGIASVEIAGPGFLNIRVDAAAAGELARQVVTLGAEYGRGTALSAQNLNLEFVSANPTGPIHLGGVRWAAVGDALARLLKAAGAQVTTEYYFNDAGAQIDRFARSLLAAARGEQTPEDGYGGAYIAEIAAQITAAHPGADDVETFRVEGVELMFAQIKSSLAEFGTTFDVYFNEKDLHDKGELDLALARLREQGHVYDADGATWLRTTDFGDDKDRVLRKSDGDWTYFAADCAYYLDKRERGADLVVMMLGADHHGYVGRMRAMSACFGDDPDTNLEILIGQMVNLVRDGAPVRMSKRAGTVVTMEDLVEAIGVDASRYALGRFSIDSPIDIDVDLWTRASNENPIYYVQYVAARTAGVARQAADAGLTRDSAEFDPALLSHPKELELVKALGDFPGVVATAAELREPHRIAHYLEQNVARAFHRFYDECRVTPMGDAPIEPVNVARLWLNDATRIVIANGLGLLGVTAPERM, from the coding sequence GTGACTCCCGCGAATCTTGCCGACGCTGTTCTCTCCGCCGCCAGGGCCGTCTTCACGGCCCGTGGTCTCGATCTGTCGGCGCTGCCGGCGGCGGCGACGGTGGAGCGTCCGCGCAACCCGGAGCACGGCGATTACGCCACCAACCTGGCTCTTCGGGTCGCCAAGAAAGTCGGCGCGAACCCCCGTGACCTGGCCGCGGCCCTGGCCGAGGAACTCAGCAAAGTCACAGGTATCGCTTCGGTGGAGATCGCCGGACCGGGCTTCCTGAACATCCGGGTCGACGCCGCGGCAGCGGGCGAGCTGGCCCGGCAGGTGGTCACCCTGGGTGCCGAGTACGGGCGGGGCACCGCCCTGAGCGCCCAGAACCTCAACCTGGAGTTCGTCTCGGCGAACCCGACCGGCCCGATCCACCTGGGCGGGGTCCGCTGGGCCGCGGTCGGCGACGCGCTCGCGCGGCTGCTGAAGGCGGCGGGCGCCCAGGTCACCACCGAGTACTACTTCAACGACGCCGGTGCGCAGATCGACCGGTTCGCCCGGTCGCTGCTGGCCGCGGCGCGGGGCGAGCAGACCCCGGAGGACGGGTACGGCGGCGCGTACATCGCCGAGATCGCGGCGCAGATCACGGCCGCGCACCCCGGCGCCGACGACGTCGAGACGTTCCGGGTCGAGGGCGTCGAGCTGATGTTCGCGCAGATCAAGTCGTCGCTGGCCGAGTTCGGCACCACCTTCGACGTGTACTTCAACGAGAAGGACCTGCACGACAAGGGCGAGCTCGACCTCGCCCTGGCCCGGCTGCGCGAGCAGGGCCACGTCTACGACGCCGACGGCGCGACCTGGCTGCGCACCACCGACTTCGGCGACGACAAGGACCGGGTGCTGCGCAAGAGCGACGGCGACTGGACCTACTTCGCCGCCGACTGCGCCTACTACCTGGACAAGCGCGAGCGCGGCGCCGACCTCGTCGTGATGATGCTGGGCGCCGACCACCACGGATACGTCGGCCGCATGCGCGCCATGTCCGCCTGCTTCGGCGACGACCCGGACACCAACCTGGAGATTCTGATCGGCCAGATGGTGAACCTGGTCCGCGACGGCGCCCCGGTGCGGATGAGCAAGCGCGCGGGCACCGTCGTGACGATGGAGGACCTGGTCGAGGCGATCGGCGTGGACGCGTCGCGGTACGCGCTGGGCCGGTTCAGCATCGACTCGCCGATCGACATCGACGTGGACCTGTGGACCCGGGCGTCGAACGAGAACCCGATCTACTACGTGCAGTACGTCGCCGCGCGTACCGCCGGGGTGGCCCGGCAGGCCGCCGACGCGGGCCTGACCCGCGACTCCGCCGAGTTCGACCCGGCGCTGCTGTCGCACCCGAAGGAGCTGGAGCTGGTCAAGGCGCTCGGCGACTTCCCCGGTGTGGTCGCCACCGCCGCCGAGCTGCGCGAGCCGCACCGCATCGCGCACTACCTCGAACAGAACGTGGCCCGCGCGTTCCACCGCTTCTACGACGAGTGCCGCGTCACCCCGATGGGAGACGCGCCCATCGAGCCTGTCAACGTCGCCCGGCTCTGGCTCAACGACGCCACCCGCATCGTCATCGCCAACGGCCTCGGGCTGCTCGGCGTGACCGCCCCCGAACGGATGTGA
- a CDS encoding DUF3105 domain-containing protein, whose product MSISTQGGEQHRPNVVKVGGKPGAKPGEKTTAGAKTPPRGPKGKPIAPVKVNQGRNWGPIALFTSVGLLAAGIIGYGAWQAFKPPFDWEGAAKAIPGIVDYRETNAADLTRQHQYGSLTYKQSPPVGGNHNEVWQQCSGNVYDAPIPSEHAVHSLEHGAVWIAYRSDLPADQVEKLKAKIAGKDYTLMSPIDKLDKPISLQAWGFQLKVDNADDKRIDDFITDLRVNATVEPGVACSGGNTATGVTPLTQEQVQAMSSGQGS is encoded by the coding sequence ATGAGCATCAGCACGCAGGGCGGCGAACAGCACCGCCCCAACGTTGTGAAGGTCGGCGGCAAGCCCGGTGCCAAGCCCGGCGAGAAGACCACGGCCGGTGCGAAGACCCCGCCCAGGGGCCCGAAGGGCAAGCCGATCGCGCCCGTCAAGGTCAACCAGGGTCGCAACTGGGGCCCGATCGCCCTGTTCACCTCGGTCGGCCTGCTCGCCGCGGGCATCATCGGCTACGGCGCGTGGCAGGCGTTCAAGCCCCCGTTCGACTGGGAGGGCGCCGCCAAGGCGATCCCCGGCATCGTCGACTACCGCGAGACCAACGCCGCCGACCTGACCCGGCAGCACCAGTACGGCTCGCTGACCTACAAGCAGAGCCCGCCCGTCGGCGGCAACCACAACGAGGTCTGGCAGCAGTGCTCGGGCAACGTCTATGACGCGCCCATCCCGAGCGAGCACGCCGTGCACAGCCTGGAGCACGGCGCCGTGTGGATCGCCTACCGCAGCGACCTGCCCGCCGACCAGGTCGAGAAGCTCAAGGCCAAGATCGCGGGCAAGGACTACACGCTCATGAGCCCGATCGACAAGCTGGACAAGCCGATCTCGCTCCAGGCCTGGGGCTTCCAGCTGAAGGTCGACAACGCCGACGACAAGCGCATCGACGACTTCATCACCGACCTGCGCGTCAACGCCACCGTCGAGCCCGGCGTCGCCTGCTCCGGCGGCAACACCGCCACCGGTGTCACTCCGCTGACCCAGGAGCAGGTCCAGGCGATGTCCAGCGGGCAGGGCAGCTGA
- a CDS encoding DUF305 domain-containing protein, which translates to MVEETTSPGRWRRIGLAGLVALLLGLAIGFVGTNLVHRASLPADDSAAAGFARDMSSHHAQAVAMGMIAADRATSPAVRSLGADIALTQQSQIGMMRQWLRDWGLNVNTAAKPMAWMPDANGGVEGNLMPGMATPEEMTALDKATGRDVDRLFLQMMIKHHLGGVHMVDGVLAATDQPDVVWLAGSMKAGQQGEIAAMQQLQQVLGFS; encoded by the coding sequence ATGGTCGAGGAGACGACCAGCCCCGGCCGCTGGCGCAGGATCGGCCTCGCCGGGCTGGTCGCCCTGCTGCTCGGCCTCGCCATCGGCTTCGTCGGCACCAACCTGGTGCACCGCGCCAGCCTGCCCGCCGACGACTCCGCCGCCGCCGGGTTCGCCCGCGACATGTCCTCCCACCATGCCCAGGCCGTCGCCATGGGCATGATCGCGGCGGACCGGGCGACCTCGCCCGCGGTGCGCTCGCTCGGCGCCGACATCGCGCTCACCCAGCAGAGCCAGATCGGCATGATGCGCCAGTGGCTGCGCGACTGGGGCCTCAACGTGAACACCGCCGCCAAGCCCATGGCCTGGATGCCGGACGCCAACGGCGGGGTCGAGGGCAACCTCATGCCCGGCATGGCCACGCCGGAGGAGATGACCGCCCTGGACAAGGCCACCGGGCGTGACGTCGACCGGCTGTTCCTCCAGATGATGATCAAGCATCACCTGGGCGGCGTGCACATGGTCGACGGCGTCCTGGCTGCGACCGACCAGCCGGACGTGGTCTGGCTCGCCGGTTCGATGAAGGCCGGCCAGCAGGGCGAGATCGCCGCCATGCAGCAACTCCAGCAGGTGCTCGGCTTCAGCTGA
- a CDS encoding acyltransferase gives MYRPHSHHPIERMQWMDALRAVAAGSVVVFHLVSYGFPALRPSWLIEHIDLGRYGVLLFFLVSGYVISMALERYRHLGAFWIGRVLRLYPAYLVSALAMVAVLLTGFRPYAGWEVGHPAVSVLSHAAMLGEFTGASPVLGVYWTLSYEMVFYLVVSALFVVGLQRRMHWWALGLAAVALLGGGVLPDALIGTEPSSRILVAAALLLLLAGSVAAYVWGGRRVAVLAALGGFALLGFIALNGRLWPRTQAVASWNVLTFLAVMFAGGVIFHAHRGTLRRSYAITVLAVVLAQIVGATWLHLAHQPWSESRLAAAREGSLTTLLAVVVTFGVFFALRDRSFPRALTWMGQVSYSAYLFHNVILFALMTSVQTWRMSPWRQLLLFVVTVAVILAVSGLSYRFVERPGQTVAKRLSRRFREAGSPPPHQLAPVAAEYGEPDPPAEGVRARVLAG, from the coding sequence GTGTACCGCCCGCACAGCCACCACCCGATCGAGCGCATGCAATGGATGGACGCCCTGCGTGCCGTCGCCGCCGGATCGGTAGTCGTCTTCCACCTCGTCAGCTATGGCTTCCCCGCCCTGCGCCCGTCGTGGCTGATCGAGCACATCGACCTCGGGCGGTACGGCGTACTGCTGTTCTTCCTGGTGAGCGGCTACGTGATCTCCATGGCGCTGGAGCGCTACCGCCACCTGGGCGCCTTCTGGATCGGGCGGGTGCTGCGGCTCTATCCCGCCTATCTCGTGTCCGCCCTGGCGATGGTCGCGGTGCTGCTGACCGGCTTCCGGCCGTACGCGGGCTGGGAGGTCGGGCACCCGGCGGTCTCGGTGCTGTCACACGCCGCGATGCTCGGCGAGTTCACGGGCGCGTCACCGGTCCTGGGCGTGTACTGGACCCTGTCCTACGAGATGGTCTTCTACCTCGTGGTATCGGCCCTGTTCGTGGTCGGGCTGCAACGGCGGATGCACTGGTGGGCGCTCGGGCTCGCGGCTGTGGCGCTGCTGGGCGGCGGGGTGCTGCCGGACGCCCTGATCGGCACCGAGCCGAGCAGCCGGATCCTCGTGGCGGCCGCGCTGCTCCTGCTGCTGGCCGGAAGCGTCGCGGCCTACGTCTGGGGCGGTCGGCGGGTGGCGGTGCTCGCCGCGCTCGGTGGCTTCGCACTGCTCGGCTTCATCGCGCTGAACGGGCGGCTCTGGCCGAGGACCCAGGCCGTCGCCTCGTGGAACGTGCTGACCTTCCTGGCGGTCATGTTCGCCGGCGGCGTCATCTTCCACGCCCACCGGGGCACGCTCCGCCGGTCGTACGCGATCACGGTGCTCGCCGTGGTCCTGGCGCAGATCGTCGGTGCGACGTGGCTGCATCTGGCGCACCAGCCGTGGAGCGAGTCACGGCTCGCTGCGGCCCGCGAGGGCTCGCTGACGACGCTGCTCGCGGTCGTCGTCACCTTCGGCGTCTTCTTCGCGCTGCGCGATCGGAGCTTCCCTCGGGCGCTGACCTGGATGGGCCAGGTCAGCTACTCCGCCTACCTCTTCCACAACGTCATCCTCTTCGCGCTGATGACGTCGGTCCAGACGTGGCGGATGAGCCCGTGGCGGCAGCTCCTGCTGTTCGTGGTGACGGTCGCGGTCATCCTCGCGGTCTCCGGGCTCTCCTACCGGTTCGTCGAGCGGCCCGGTCAGACCGTGGCCAAGCGGCTCTCCCGCCGCTTCCGGGAGGCCGGCTCCCCACCGCCGCATCAGCTCGCGCCGGTGGCGGCAGAGTACGGCGAGCCCGACCCGCCAGCCGAGGGCGTGCGCGCGAGAGTTCTCGCAGGCTGA